One Candidatus Eisenbacteria bacterium genomic window carries:
- a CDS encoding EamA family transporter: MTLATLALVLASALVHATWNLWAKQLGPSARSGPLMWLLVVISAVAYAPPALLAVLHGGWRPDPAALALILGSGVIHVGYFVLLLRGYRAADFSLVYPVARGTGPLLAASAAIVVFAEKPTVFSVAGLLLIVTGIVVLTWHPDPGRQAKLAPGLRHGLSIGALIAVYTLWDGWAVKRAGVPPLLYYWAGEVVRVAIFTPVALADRAGVAALWREQRPRVLGIALLSPLSYILILLAMRTGAISHIAPAREIAILLGTYLGGRVLGEGDRHRRLAAAGAFAAGVIALALARG, encoded by the coding sequence ATGACTCTCGCGACGCTCGCGCTCGTCCTCGCTTCGGCGCTCGTCCACGCGACCTGGAACCTGTGGGCCAAGCAGCTCGGACCCTCGGCGAGGAGCGGCCCGCTCATGTGGCTGCTGGTCGTGATCTCGGCGGTCGCGTACGCGCCGCCGGCGCTCCTCGCGGTGCTGCACGGCGGATGGCGGCCCGATCCGGCGGCGCTCGCGCTCATCCTGGGCAGCGGGGTCATCCATGTCGGCTACTTCGTGCTGCTGCTGCGCGGCTACCGCGCCGCCGACTTCTCGCTCGTCTACCCGGTCGCGCGCGGCACCGGGCCCCTGCTCGCCGCCAGCGCGGCGATCGTGGTCTTCGCCGAAAAGCCCACGGTCTTCTCGGTCGCGGGACTGTTGCTCATCGTGACCGGAATCGTCGTCCTGACGTGGCATCCCGATCCGGGACGGCAGGCGAAGCTCGCGCCCGGGCTGCGCCACGGCCTCTCCATCGGCGCGCTCATCGCCGTGTACACGCTGTGGGACGGCTGGGCGGTCAAGCGCGCCGGGGTCCCGCCGCTCCTTTACTACTGGGCGGGAGAGGTGGTCCGGGTCGCCATCTTCACCCCGGTCGCCCTCGCCGATCGGGCGGGCGTCGCGGCGCTGTGGCGCGAGCAACGCCCGCGCGTCCTCGGCATCGCCCTGCTGAGCCCGCTCAGCTACATCCTGATCCTGCTGGCGATGCGCACCGGCGCGATCAGCCACATCGCACCGGCGCGCGAGATCGCCATCCTGCTCGGGACCTACCTGGGCGGCCGCGTGCTGGGCGAGGGCGATCGTCATCG